In Macadamia integrifolia cultivar HAES 741 chromosome 5, SCU_Mint_v3, whole genome shotgun sequence, a single window of DNA contains:
- the LOC122079168 gene encoding uncharacterized protein LOC122079168: MASSDNSEVVERDSKEKDHKEDDKEEGKGGFIDKVKDFIHNIGEKIEEVVGFGKPTADVTGIHIPLVNLEKAEIIVDVLVTNPNPVPIPLIDINYLIESDGRKLVSGLIPDAGTIHAHGSETVKIPVTLIYDDIKNTYDDIKPGSIIPYRIKVDLIVDVPVFGRLTLPREKTGEIPIPYKPDIDLEKIHFQRFSFEEAVAVLHLKLENKNDFDLGLNALDYEVWLSDVSIGGAELTKSTKIDKNGISHIDIPINFRPKDFGSALWDLIRGKGTGYSMKGNINVDTPFGAMKLPISKEGGTTRLKKNKEDGDDDDDDDEVL, encoded by the coding sequence ATGGCGTCATCTGATAACTCAGAAGTGGTTGAGAGGGATAGTAAGGAGAAAGATCACAAGGAAGATGACaaagaggaagggaagggagGATTTATTGACAAGGTTAAGGATTTCATTCACAACattggagagaaaattgagGAAGTTGTTGGATTTGGGAAACCAACTGCGGATGTAACAGGGATTCACATTCCCTTAGTTAATCTGGAAAAGGCAGAAATTATTGTTGATGTACTTGTTACAAACCCCAATCCCGTTCCTATCCCTCTGATAgacataaactacttaattgAGAGTGATGGAAGGAAACTTGTATCTGGATTAATCCCTGATGCTGGGACTATCCATGCACATGGTTCGGAGACTGTCAAGATACCAGTTACCTTGATCTATGATGATATTAAAAACACATATGATGATATTAAGCCTGGGAGCATAATTCCTTACAGGATCAAGGTTGACCTCATTGTAGATGTACCTGTATTCGGAAGGCTAACTCTACCACGGGAGAAGACAGGCGAGATTCCCATACCCTACAAGCCTGATATTGATCTTGAGAAAATACACTTCCAGAGGTTCTCTTTTGAAGAAGCGGTTGCAGTTCTTCACCTGAAATTGGAAAACAAGAATGACTTTGACTTGGGACTCAATGCCTTGGATTATGAAGTTTGGCTATCTGATGTTAGCATTGGAGGTGCTGAACTGACCAAATCAActaaaattgataaaaatggAATCAGTCACATTGATATCCCCATCAATTTTAGGCCTAAAGATTTTGGTTCTGCACTTTGGGACTTGATTAGAGGAAAGGGTACTGGTTACTCTATGAAGGGAAACATCAATGTGGACACACCTTTTGGCGCAATGAAGCTACCAATCAGCAAGGAGGGTGGGACGACCCGCCTcaagaagaacaaagaagatggagatgatgatgatgatgatgacgaggTACTCTGA